CCGCCGCCCAGCCCGCGAACGTCCGGCCCTGGTCACCCTGCTCGGTGAACCGGGCCACCACGTCGTCGTCGACACCCACCGACCGCGCCACGTCCGCGATCTCGTCGTCGCTCAGGCCCGGCGTGTTCTCCTGCGGCTGCGTGCCCTCCGCGAACAGCGCCGAGAGGAACGCGGTGAAGTGCTCGGGGTCCTGATCGGCGATCAGCCCCGCCGCGTTCGCAGCACGCGTCGAGTACGCCGTCCCGCGGGACAGCTCGTCCAGCGCCGCCACCGGGTGGTAGACGACCGTCACGCCCTCCTGCTGCGCAAGCTCCTCCAGGTCGGCACCGTTGACCCGGTCGAAGATCCCGCAGTACGGGCACATCGCGTCCAGGTAGACGTGCACGGTCACGCCGTCCTCGGCCGCGACGCCCGCGCCGGCCGCACTCACGGGCACGCCGCCGTGCACCGGGTCGGCGGCGCGCGGCAGCACCACTCCCCCGACCGTCGGGCGGGCCTCGGGGAACTTCGCCGCGTCCCCCTCCCGCTGCTGGAGGAACGTCACGACGAGCGCCGTGAGGAGCCCGGTGAGCGCGAGGGCGAGGATCGTCACCGCGGCCACGCGCTGCGACCGGCGCTTGCGCTGCGCGGCGATGCGGTTCTGCTGGGCCTGCAGCCGCGCCTGCTCGCGGCGTTCGGCGTTGGTCAGGGGCGCGCCGGGGCGCGCGTCGTTCGTGGTCATGGTCGGTTGCTCCGTCGGTCGTCGGTGGGGATGGGTCGCGGCTCACACGAGCCGCGGCGGCCCCCTGTACGACCACGCGCTCGCATGCCCCGCACCCCGCGCCGACGACGCGCGGAACGTCGCGGGCACCCGCGTGCCCACGCGCGGCGTCCACGCCGCACCCGTCCCGACGACGAGCCGCGCCAGCAGTCCCCGCACCGCCGCGACCAGCGGCGAGACGGCGCGCGCCACGGCCGGGACCGCCGGCGCCAGCAGGAAGGGCACGCCCAGCAGCGGCAGCACCGCGACCGCGATGAGCACCGCCGCCCGCGCACCCGTGGAACCGCCGCCACGCTCGTCGACGCAGCCCGTGACCTGCGCCGCGGTGCTCAGGTGCAGCTCGAGCGCCGTGCGCCAGCCGACCGGCACGCAGGTCTCGGCCACCGCACGCCCCTGTGCGAGCACCGTCGCCCACACCAGGGCGACGGTGACCACCAGGGCCCGGCCGCGTCCCGCCACGTCGGCGAGCCTAGACCTCCGGGATGTCACCCGTCCGGGACGGGTCGGCCACCCCCTGAGCGCCGAACGCTGCGCCGCGTCCCCGACGCAGGCGGATGTCACGACACGGATGTGCGGCGCGTCACGCCGGACTTCTCGTCGGCGCGCCGGTGAGCGCAAGACCGTCGTCGGGCGCCCAGGGGCGCACCAGAACGGGGGGCACGTGAACAGAAGACTGCGCATCGGAGCGCTGGGGGCCGCTCTCGCCGCGGTGGCGGCGTGACTCAGCTCAACGTGTCCTCGACCGTCTTCTGCCGCGATGTGGTGACGGCGCGGGATGCCTGGCTGCTGTCGGGCACACGGCCTCAGACCCCTGCGGTCGCGCGCCCCGATCATCCCGAGGACGGGTTCGACGAGTTCATGGACGGCTGGGTCTCGATGGTCGACGACGCGGTGGACTCGGGTGACCCCGACGGCCTCCGGGACTGGCTCCTGGGCGACGGCGGGTGCCGTGATGTTGTGGCTGACCCGCAGGACCCGCAGCGGACGA
The Cellulomonas gilvus ATCC 13127 DNA segment above includes these coding regions:
- a CDS encoding DsbA family protein → MTTNDARPGAPLTNAERREQARLQAQQNRIAAQRKRRSQRVAAVTILALALTGLLTALVVTFLQQREGDAAKFPEARPTVGGVVLPRAADPVHGGVPVSAAGAGVAAEDGVTVHVYLDAMCPYCGIFDRVNGADLEELAQQEGVTVVYHPVAALDELSRGTAYSTRAANAAGLIADQDPEHFTAFLSALFAEGTQPQENTPGLSDDEIADVARSVGVDDDVVARFTEQGDQGRTFAGWAAAGMSQIPPNEEGKVGTPTVTIDGVRWTENFTVPGALRAAVEAARG